The genomic window GAGGGCTGAAGGCGGGTGCGGAGTTTTTGCGCCGGTGGTTTGCCTTCAGCGGTGTGTGGATCAGCGACCCCTCCTGGGACAACCACCGCAGCCTGTTCGAAAGCTCGCGCATCACCGTTCACACCTACCCCTACTACGACCCGGCCGGTGGGGTGTGTTTTGATGCCATGCTGGAGTGTCTGCGCACGCTGCCGCCGCGCAGTGTGGTGTTGTTGCATGCCTGCTGCCACAACCCCACGGGCGCTGACCTGAGCACGGCGCAGTGGATCACCCTGATAACGATGATCCAGGAGCGCCAGCTGCTGCCTTTCCTGGACATGGCCTACCAGGGGTTTGGTGATGGTGTGGATACGGATGCCTTTGCCGTGCGTGCCCTGGCCCGGGCTGGCGTGCCATTTTTGATCGCCAATTCGTTCTCCAAAAGCATGGGTCTGTATGGCGAGCGCTGCGGTGCGCTCAGCGTGGTGTGCACCGATGCGCAGCAGGCCGAACATGTGTTGGGGCAGCTCAAGTTCACGGTGCGCCAAAGTTATTTCAGCCCACCGGCCCATGGCGGGCAGATTGTGGCCCAGGTGCTGGGTGACCCTTTGCTGCGTTTGTCGTGGGAGAGCGATCTGAACACCATGCGCGACCGCATCCGTGCCATGCGGGTGCGCTTGCATGCTGCGCTGAGCCAGCGCATGCCGGATGCGGACTTCTCCTTCCTGCTCAGACAGCGCGGCATGTTCAGCTACACCGGCCTGCAGCCGTCGCAGGTGGACCACCTGCGCGATGCCCATGCCATCTACCTGGTGCACTCGGGCCGCATCTGCATACCCGGCCTGAATGCAAACAATGTGGACGCGGTGGCGGACGCGATCTGTGCCACCCTCTTGTTATAACGGCTGCGGTGCGGGGGCATCCGTCACCTGGCGCACGGGTGATGCCACCAGGGCCAGCAGCGCAATACACACCAGCAATCCACCGCTGCCCACAAACAGTTGGGTCAGTGTGATGGTGCGCAGCATCCAGCCGGTGACCGCACCCGACAGCGGGGCCAGGCCCAGAAAGATGAACATGAACATGCCCATCACCCGGCCCATCAGTGCCGGCGGCGTGCGCTGCTGCAGCCAGGTGAAGATGGACACCTGCATGAAGCCGCCCAGCACACCGATGGTGCCCAGCAAGACCGCACCCTGCCAGGTGGCGTTGATCAGACCCATGGGCATAAACAACACGCCCACCACTACGTCGATCAGCAGCATGGTCATGCCCAGTGTGCCCAGGCGCAGGCCGGGCCGCGCGCCCGACACGGCCATGCCCACCAGCGTGCCGGCACCGTGCGCACCCAACAAAATTCCCAGCGCCGCGGCGCCCAGGTTCAGCGTGGTGGCCAGCACCGGTACGGCGATATGCACCGGCCCGGTGATCAGCACCGCCACCACACCCCAGTAGATAAAACACAGGCGCATGTCGCGGTCGTTCCACAGGTGGCGCAGCCCGGTGCCCACCGCGGCAAACACTGCCTGGTCTGTGGGCGCTGGCGCGGCCGGGTTGACTGCCACCTGGCTGTGCAGGCGCACGTGGGAGAGCGTCCAGGCCGACACCAGAAAGCTCAGCGCGTCAAACGCAAATGCCACGCCCAGGCCGGTCGCGTCGGTCACCGCTCCGGCGTTGGCGCTGCCAGTTGGCCCATCGCCAAACAATACGATCAGCAGACCCGCCAACAGCGGACCGAGGAACATAGACAACTGGCGCAGACCCATCATCACGCCATTGGCCGCGGGCAACTGGGCGCGCTGCACCACATGCGGCAACATCGATGTGGCAGACGGAATGCTGAAGGCCGTGGCCAGGCCAATGGCAAAGGCCAGCACGTACACCGTCCACAGCGTCAAGCCCCCCGTCAGCACCAGCACGGCCAGCACCGCCAGCAGCACGGCGTTGATGTACTTGGTAATCATCAACACCTTCTTGGGTGAATAACGGTCCACCACGGCGCCGCCGATCAGGATGAAGGCGGCGCGCGGCAGGCTCATCAGCCCCAGCACGGTGCCCAGCACCAGCGTGTCGCCCGTCATGCGCAGCACCAGCCAGGGCAGGGCCACCAGTGTGAACTGGTCGCCCAGCATGGAGATGATGGCGCCGGCCATCAGCCAGACAAAGTTTTTGTCGCGCATCAGGGCCGCGCGGTCGGTATGGGGTGGTTTGTGTGGGTGACCCATGGTCTGTCCTCTCAATGCGTTCAGATGTCTAAAACCGCAATGGTCAGACCTGACGTTGCGTCAGGGTCAAGGGCTGATTTCAACTATTTGCAAGAAGAGGCCTGGACAGCGGGTGACCCTGTGCATCCAGCGCCCTTTTGATGATGTCTAGCGTTAGCGCGTCGAACACAGTGGTCCCCTGTAGCAGAGGTTCAGCCGTGTAAGCCACGATCAGTTTGCGCAGCAGCGCGGGCTGCTGCCCACACACCACCATCATGAATTGCTCCCAGCGTGCGACCAATGCGCGCGCCGCCGGCCCGGCAAGGTCCACCTGTGCCGCATGCAGTGCATGGGCATCGTGTGCCAGCTGATCTATGTCGGCCTGTGGTCCGGTGCGCAACGTATGCAGTTCGGCCAGCGTGATGTGTCGCAGCATGGCTTCCACGCGCAGCGCGATGGCAGCGTTGATGAACTTCAGCAC from Rhodoferax sp. AJA081-3 includes these protein-coding regions:
- a CDS encoding MFS transporter, with the translated sequence MGHPHKPPHTDRAALMRDKNFVWLMAGAIISMLGDQFTLVALPWLVLRMTGDTLVLGTVLGLMSLPRAAFILIGGAVVDRYSPKKVLMITKYINAVLLAVLAVLVLTGGLTLWTVYVLAFAIGLATAFSIPSATSMLPHVVQRAQLPAANGVMMGLRQLSMFLGPLLAGLLIVLFGDGPTGSANAGAVTDATGLGVAFAFDALSFLVSAWTLSHVRLHSQVAVNPAAPAPTDQAVFAAVGTGLRHLWNDRDMRLCFIYWGVVAVLITGPVHIAVPVLATTLNLGAAALGILLGAHGAGTLVGMAVSGARPGLRLGTLGMTMLLIDVVVGVLFMPMGLINATWQGAVLLGTIGVLGGFMQVSIFTWLQQRTPPALMGRVMGMFMFIFLGLAPLSGAVTGWMLRTITLTQLFVGSGGLLVCIALLALVASPVRQVTDAPAPQPL
- a CDS encoding amino acid aminotransferase, with the translated sequence MFQHVAPFAGDHIVSLNEAFQRDTRPHKVNLSIGIYADENARLPTLDAVHQAELRLATARMAKPYLPMEGATNFRSAVQTLLFGARHEAVASGRVVTIQTVGSSGGLKAGAEFLRRWFAFSGVWISDPSWDNHRSLFESSRITVHTYPYYDPAGGVCFDAMLECLRTLPPRSVVLLHACCHNPTGADLSTAQWITLITMIQERQLLPFLDMAYQGFGDGVDTDAFAVRALARAGVPFLIANSFSKSMGLYGERCGALSVVCTDAQQAEHVLGQLKFTVRQSYFSPPAHGGQIVAQVLGDPLLRLSWESDLNTMRDRIRAMRVRLHAALSQRMPDADFSFLLRQRGMFSYTGLQPSQVDHLRDAHAIYLVHSGRICIPGLNANNVDAVADAICATLLL